In Terriglobia bacterium, a single window of DNA contains:
- a CDS encoding transposase — protein MDEMESLSHTKWECKYHVVFIPKCRRKALYGELRRYLGEVFR, from the coding sequence TGGAAAGCCTAAGCCATACCAAGTGGGAGTGCAAATACCACGTAGTGTTTATCCCGAAGTGCCGACGCAAGGCGCTGTACGGGGAATTGAGGCGGTACCTGGGAGAAGTCTTCCGCA